In Mercurialis annua linkage group LG5, ddMerAnnu1.2, whole genome shotgun sequence, a single genomic region encodes these proteins:
- the LOC126680205 gene encoding protein PATRONUS 1-like isoform X1 yields the protein MALQGGSVLHDQNIHLNENSVGWKTNVSKVPKKGVRGGRRPLGDLSNSLKPSLNQASKKHNSSILSFSEKEATASQNALDAAKKKSISKPSVKQLTSRKALSDISNSGKPNLFEGSKKNYNARLSLVAEEPIDVDAISEEQFLHNHQECIKAQSRALDLDEFLQIIGLDNGGIKTLTNSLSTKSESPPRHLEMEERADELIEDEFWSEKLCSSKFDLSPPCRSPKSPKYFMHHDYNFKLLDSP from the exons ATGGCATTGCAAGGTGGGAGTGTGCTTCATGATCAGAATATTCATCTCAATG AAAATTCTGTTGGCTGGAAGACCAATGTCTCTAAAGTGCCAAAGAAAGGAGTTCGTGGTGGAAGGAGACCACTTGGTGATTTGTCAAATTCACTGAAGCCTTCTCTGAATCAGGCTTCAAAGAAACACAATTCTAGCATTTTGTCCTTCTCTGAGAAAGAAGCTACGGCCTCCCAGAATGCACTTGATGCTGCCAAGAAGAAGAGTATCTCTAAACCGTCGGTGAAACAGCTAACCAGTAGGAAAGCACTCTCTGACATTTCAAATTCAGGGAAGCCTAACCTTTTTGAGGGTTCAAAGAAAAACTACAATGCAAGGCTTTCTCTTGTGGCAGAGGAGCCAATTGATGTCGATGCTATTTCAGAGGAACAGTTTCTGCACAATCACCAAGAATGTATCAAAGCACAGTCAAGAGCCTTGGACTTGGATGAATTTCTGCAGATAATTGGACTAGATAACG GTGGTATCAAAACATTGACAAATTCTTTGTCAACTAAG TCTGAGAGTCCGCCTAGGCACTTGGAAATGGAAGAGAGAGCTGACGAGCTAATTGAAGATGAATTCTGGAGTGAGAAGTTGTGTTCTAGCAAATTTGATTTATCACCTCCTTGCAGAAGTCCGAAATCACCAAAGTATTTCATGCACCATGACTACAACTTCAAATTGCTAGACTCCCCATAG
- the LOC126680205 gene encoding protein PATRONUS 1-like isoform X2, protein MALQENSVGWKTNVSKVPKKGVRGGRRPLGDLSNSLKPSLNQASKKHNSSILSFSEKEATASQNALDAAKKKSISKPSVKQLTSRKALSDISNSGKPNLFEGSKKNYNARLSLVAEEPIDVDAISEEQFLHNHQECIKAQSRALDLDEFLQIIGLDNGGIKTLTNSLSTKSESPPRHLEMEERADELIEDEFWSEKLCSSKFDLSPPCRSPKSPKYFMHHDYNFKLLDSP, encoded by the exons ATGGCATTGCAAG AAAATTCTGTTGGCTGGAAGACCAATGTCTCTAAAGTGCCAAAGAAAGGAGTTCGTGGTGGAAGGAGACCACTTGGTGATTTGTCAAATTCACTGAAGCCTTCTCTGAATCAGGCTTCAAAGAAACACAATTCTAGCATTTTGTCCTTCTCTGAGAAAGAAGCTACGGCCTCCCAGAATGCACTTGATGCTGCCAAGAAGAAGAGTATCTCTAAACCGTCGGTGAAACAGCTAACCAGTAGGAAAGCACTCTCTGACATTTCAAATTCAGGGAAGCCTAACCTTTTTGAGGGTTCAAAGAAAAACTACAATGCAAGGCTTTCTCTTGTGGCAGAGGAGCCAATTGATGTCGATGCTATTTCAGAGGAACAGTTTCTGCACAATCACCAAGAATGTATCAAAGCACAGTCAAGAGCCTTGGACTTGGATGAATTTCTGCAGATAATTGGACTAGATAACG GTGGTATCAAAACATTGACAAATTCTTTGTCAACTAAG TCTGAGAGTCCGCCTAGGCACTTGGAAATGGAAGAGAGAGCTGACGAGCTAATTGAAGATGAATTCTGGAGTGAGAAGTTGTGTTCTAGCAAATTTGATTTATCACCTCCTTGCAGAAGTCCGAAATCACCAAAGTATTTCATGCACCATGACTACAACTTCAAATTGCTAGACTCCCCATAG
- the LOC126681315 gene encoding uncharacterized protein LOC126681315: MGKDEEAEAEAVVIGGMVLDIHAIPSISPNPRTTVPGKVQYALGGVARNIAECMSKLGTKPYMISALGNDMAGNLLLEYWNSAGLSTKGIQRHQNIRTPVISNIFNSHGEVLAGVADVEAVEKFLTPEWILQSGNDISSASVLLVDANLNVSALEASCRVAAKCNVPVWFEPVSVAKSMKIASIVGNVAFASPNEDELIAMANALSCGNTFHPIDKDNIKKYSPESLFNMLKPAILILLDKGIKTVVVTVGADGVFLCSKEPNFMSNKLETTRKHGYSKTLYDTVALSCPASKFSRAIQTVKSSHFLAVHFPGLPASVVRLTGAGDCLVGGTLASLCSGLDIMQSMAVGIAVAKATVEAEANVPSAFSLTSIAEVSIRSQYAYEIRILCNDLSTNSLQHPFMMRSWYTLLQECYSISHCYNSSLSVGQTLGHIGNGCNWQGGSPAPPSCGSATGSTDFLMTLEQKYEKIKMTTRENVGENADAISPITNCQQGHLENVGCRENHCWICSAPERGIILLKEKIVASVYQLLDGLKFQVHAIKSGFALPIITTNQLIHLYSKHNLIQEAQNLFDEMPERNVFSWNAIISAHIKTQNLTRAKGIFDSASIKDLVTYNSMLSAYLNAEGYEFYALELFKEMQKNQYKIDEFTATTMVKLCAKLAMLCWGKQVHSFMVKSANEKTGFAVSSLIDMYSKCGCFKESFKVFNGCGGFVDVVSKNAMVAACCREGELDFGLRLFWRESEGNDIVSWNTLISGYVQNGFEVESLKLFACMMDNGVRWNEHSLASLLSACSGLKNLKLGKEIHGCVLRNGLESNSFLESGVIDVYCKCGNNKYVESMYLGSMSRSSYLVSSMITMYSSQGNMVEARRLFDSVEEKSAIVWTALFTGYAKLHQCEAVFELLSEFRAKEVTVPDSLILITVFGACALKAALNLGKEIHGYTFRMDVEMDKKLTTALINMYSKSGSVKYAEKLFQDVNERDSILYNVMIAGYAHNGHEIEAIELFQEMLEKGLKPNVVTYIALLSACRHCGLVGLQVLLAPLNAIVVRTACCSVGVVLPVYSTFKAIENRDPVEQQKWLLYWAAYGTFSVGEMFADKILSWFPLYYHVKFAFLVWLQIPSVNGARQLYMSYLRPFLLRHQARCDQVTGFMYQEMDKFVIAHQAEFKLAKALLMKGLASVHRMVQHSIDLGKRPATGSSESSPRSIQDLQSDESD, from the exons GATATTCATGCCATTCCTTCAATCTCTCCGAATCCCAGGACTACTGTTCCTGGCAAG GTGCAGTATGCTCTTGGAGGTGTAGCAAGGAATATTGCTGAGTGCATGTCAAAGCTTGGCACTAAGCCTTATATGATTAGTGCTCTGGGAAATGATATGGCTG GGAACTTACTTTTGGAGTACTGGAATTCTGCCGGGCTATCCACAAAAG GCATTCAAAGACACCAAAATATCAGAACTCCTGTCATATCCAACATATTTAACTCCCATGGAGAGGTTCTAGCTGGCGTTGCTGATGTGGAAGCAGTT GAAAAGTTCCTCACACCAGAGTGGATTCTGCAATCTGGCAACGATATTTCTTCTGCTTCGGTATTGCTGGTCGATGCAAATCTGAATGTTTCTGCTTTAGAAGCTTCTTGTCGAG TGGCGGCTAAATGTAACGTCCCGGTCTGGTTTGAGCCTGTTTCTGTTGCAAAATCCATGAAAATTGCCTCAATTGTCGGTAAT GTTGCTTTTGCTTCGCCAAATGAAGATGAGCTTATCGCCATGGCAAACGCTTTGTCTTGCGGAAATACATTTCATCCAATTGACAAGGATAACATCAAAAAGTACTCGCCTGAGTCATTATTCAACATGTTAAAACCCGCCATCTTGATTTTGCTGGACAAGGGTATTAAGACGGTTGTTGTTACAGTTGGTGCTGACGGAGTGTTCTTATGTTCGAAAGAGCCAAACTTCATGAGTAATAAGTTAGAAACAACTAGAAAGCATGGATATAGTAAAACATTGTATGATACAGTAGCTTTAAGCTGTCCGGCAAGTAAATTTTCTAGAGCTATACAGACTGTGAAGAGCTCTCATTTTTTAGCTGTTCATTTTCCGGGCCTTCCTGCCTCAGTTGTGAGGCTTACTGGGGCTGGTGACTGCTTGGTCGGTGGGACACTTGCTTCTCTTTGTTCAGGGTTAGATATCATGCAAAGCATGGCCGTCGGAATTGCAGTTGCCAAAGCTACTGTTGAGGCAGAGGCCAATGTTCCTTCAGCATTTAGTTTGACCTCTATCGCAG AGGTTAGCATTCGATCACAGTATGCTTACGAGATAAGAATATTATGCAATGACCTTTCAACCAATTCACTGCAGCATCCATTT ATGATGCGAAGCTGGTATACTCTGCTGCAAGAGTGTTATTCCATCAGTCATTGTT ATAATAGTTCATTAAGTGTTGGTCAAACCTTAGGCCATATTGGAAACGGTTGCAATTG GCAAGGCGGAAGCCCGGCTCCGCCTAGCTGTGGCTCCGCCACTGGTTCGACGGATTTTTTGATGACACTTgaacaaaaatatgaaaa AATAAAAATGACAACAAGAGAGAATGTTGGAGAAAATGCTGATGCCATTTCTCCAATAACAAATTGCCAGCAAGGTCATCTAGAGAATGTAGGATGTAGGGAGAACCATTGCTGGATATG TTCCGCCCCTGAAAGAgggataattttattaaaagaaaaaattgttgCGTCTGTCTATCAATTACT AGACGGTTTAAAATTTCAAGTCCACGCCATAAAATCAGGCTTTGCTTTGCCCATAATCACCACAAATCAACTCATCCACTTATACAGTAAACATAACCTTATACAAGAAGCACAGAACCTGTTCGACGAAATGCCTGAGAGAAACGTTTTCTCATGGAATGCAATAATCTCAGCGCATATAAAAACCCAAAACTTAACACGAGCAAAGGGTATCTTCGACTCTGCTTCTATTAAAGATTTAGTAACCTATAATTCAATGTTATCAGCTTATCTAAATGCAGAGGGTTATGAGTTTTATGCACTTGAATTGTTTAAAGAAATGCAAAAAAACCAGTACAAAATTGATGAGTTTACTGCCACAACAATGGTTAAATTGTGTGCTAAGTTAGCTATGTTGTGTTGGGGGAAGCAGGTTCATTCATTTATGGTTAAATCAGCTAATGAAAAAACCGGGTTTGCTGTTAGTTCATTGATTGACATGTACTCGAAATGTGGCTGTTTTAAGGAATCTTTTAAGGTGTTTAATGGATGTGGAGGATTTGTTGATGTTGTTTCGAAGAATGCTATGGTGGCCGCTTGTTGTCGAGAGGGTGAATTGGATTTTGGTTTGAGGTTGTTTTGGAGAGAAAGTGAGGGGAATGACATAGTTTCTTGGAATACTTTGATTTCGGGTTATGTTCAAAATGGATTTGAGGTGGAATCATTGAAATTATTTGCTTGTATGATGGACAATGGTGTTAGATGGAATGAACATAGTTTGGCTAGTCTTTTGAGTGCTTGTTCGGGTTTAAAGAACTTGAAGCTTGGAAAGGAGATCCATGGTTGTGTATTGAGAAACGGGTTGGAGTCGAATTCTTTTTTGGAAAGCGGTGTTATTGATGTTTATTGCAAGTGTGGAAATAATAAGTATGTTGAGTCAATGTATTTAGGTAGTATGAGTAGAAGTTCTTATTTAGTTAGTTCTATGATTACGATGTATTCGTCACAAGGAAATATGGTGGAAGCTCGTAGGCTTTTTGATTCTGTAGAAGAAAAGAGCGCCATCGTTTGGACAGCTTTGTTTACTGGCTATGCTAAATTACATCAATGTGAAGCTGTTTTTGAACTTCTCAGTGAGTTTAGGGCTAAGGAAGTAACTGTTCCTGACAGTTTGATTCTTATAACTGTGTTTGGCGCGTGTGCGTTGAAAGCCGCTCTTAATCTGGGCAAGGAAATTCATGGCTATACATTCAGAATGGATGTTGAAATGGATAAGAAACTGACGACTGCTTTAATCAATATGTATTCAAAAAGTGGGAGCGTAAAATATGCAGAAAAACTTTTCCAAGATGTTAATGAAAGAGATTCTATCctttataatgttatgatagcTGGTTATGCTCATAATGGGCATGAGATCGAAGCTATCGAGTTGTTTCAGGAAATGTTGGAGAAAGGACTTAAACCAAATGTAGTTACTTATATTGCACTTTTATCTGCTTGCCGTCACTGTGGACTG GTTGGATTGCAAGTGCTTCTTGCCCCACTTAATGCAATTGTTGTCCGTACTGCATG CTGTAGTGTGGGGGTAGTTTTACCTGTTTACTCAACATTCAAGGCTATTGAGAACAGAGATCCTGTTGAGCAACAAAAATGGCTTCTTTATTGGGCTG CTTATGGAACTTTCAGTGTTGGGGAAATGTTCGCAGATAAAATCCTATCCTG GTTTCCACTTTACTATCATGTGAAGTTTGCATTTCTTGTTTGGCTACAGATTCCATCAGTCAAT GGAGCCAGGCAATTGTATATGAGCTATCTACGCCCATTCTTATTGAGGCATCAAGCTAGATGTGATCAAGTTACAGGGTTTATGTATCAAGAAATG GATAAGTTTGTGATTGCACATCAAGCGGAATTCAAGTTGGCAAAGGCACTTCTAATGAAAGGTCTAGCATCAG TGCACCGTATGGTTCAGCATTCTATTGACCTAGGGAAAAGACCAGCAACTGGTTCTTCGGAAAGCTCGCCGAGAAGCATACAGGATTTACAATCTGATGAAAGTGATTAG